A genome region from Musa acuminata AAA Group cultivar baxijiao chromosome BXJ3-5, Cavendish_Baxijiao_AAA, whole genome shotgun sequence includes the following:
- the LOC135639230 gene encoding cation/calcium exchanger 1-like isoform X2 — protein sequence MRRSLLCSSMNQMAPSSLSASPSPSPFKLIGISILLLSYSLSLLLFPPSLSPFLSDSDSDSDSDSDSDSNSRSSSSRLLLQYPLPSASSSSCSSVLELPPDRHCAFALSRCGRSGGGGGLVNYAAIHFCLFTGRPLLSLPALALLLLLHFYFLVSAARDHFTPVVTRLVAHLRLSPSMAAVTLLALGNGSPDLFASVAALRGGHPRTGLAAILSAGAFVSAFVVGAVAILAGPFPLDPGPFVRDVFFYLVAASALFYVYLSAEIFLWQAVGFILFYIFFVGFVFWMDLGVHGTTDKNGELEMGLAVEGEQEAWKKKDFFTDTADKESERPVGNIEEVESAWSLHRVLRKTGNTNMGSSSFNSFEAHCPITF from the coding sequence ATGAGGAGGTCATTGCTATGTTCTTCGATGAATCAGATGGCGCCCTCGTCCTTGTccgcttccccttccccttcccccttCAAGTTAATAGGCATCTCCATCCTTCTACTCTCCTATTCCCTCTCGCTTCTCCTCTTCCCTCCCAGCCTCTCTCCATTCCTCTCCGACTCCGACTCCGACTCCGACTCCGACTCCGACTCCGACTCCAACTCCCGCTCCTCCTCTTCTCGCCTTCTACTCCAATACCCATTGCCATCCGCTTCTTCTTCGTCTTGTTCTTCGGTGCTCGAATTGCCCCCTGACCGGCACTGCGCCTTCGCCCTCTCTCGATGCGGCCGCAGCGGCGGCGGGGGCGGGCTCGTCAACTACGCCGCAATCCACTTCTGCCTTTTCACCGGTCGCCCCCTCCTATCCCTCCCTGccctcgccctcctcctcctcctccacttctACTTCCTCGTCTCCGCCGCCCGCGACCACTTTACCCCCGTCGTCACCCGCCTCGTCGCCCACCTCCGCCTCTCCCCCAGCATGGCCGCCGTTACCCTCCTCGCCCTCGGCAACGGCTCCCCCGACCTCTTCGCCTCCGTTGCTGCCCTCCGCGGTGGCCACCCACGCACCGGCCTCGCTGCCATCCTCTCAGCCGGCGCCTTCGTCTCCGCCTTCGTCGTCGGCGCCGTGGCTATACTCGCCGGCCCTTTCCCCCTCGATCCAGGTCCCTTCGTGCGTGACGTCTTTTTCTACCTCGTCGCGGCCTCCGCCCTCTTCTACGTCTACCTTAGCGCCGAGATCTTCCTCTGGCAGGCGGTCGGCTTCATCCTCTTCTATATCTTTTTCGTTGGATTCGTCTTCTGGATGGATCTGGGGGTTCACGGCACGACAGACAAAAATGGGGAGCTGGAGATGGGTCTGGCAGTGGAAGGAGAGCAGGAGGCTTGGAAGAAGAAGGATTTCTTTACAGATACCGCCGACAAGGAATCTGAACGACCGGTGGGAAACATCGAGGAAGTGGAATCTGCATGGAGTCTTCATCGGGTGCTTCGAAAG